Proteins found in one Megalobrama amblycephala isolate DHTTF-2021 linkage group LG5, ASM1881202v1, whole genome shotgun sequence genomic segment:
- the LOC125269037 gene encoding calpain-1 catalytic subunit-like isoform X1: MPPPAVPHGMCLKVMDDRNMRGGMGSETNPLKFMNQDYNTLQEYCLKKGLRFVDEFFPPDPRSIGEGLLDPEDMARVEWIRPTILCPNAAEFIVESVSRFDYSQGRVGNCWFLASVGALTFQSKFLQKVMPDGQSFSRNYTGLFHFRFWRFGNWYDVVIDDKLPIIDKKLIFVQSKTYNEFWPALMEKAYAKLCGSYADMHAGRVSEALMDFTGGVHIHYDLKTAPTDLWEIMYRAFQSEVLMGCETPRGKKSEEELPNGIILGHAYTVTNVYQVMSGRYPVKLVRLFNPWGEKEWNGDWSDRSPLWNTVSNEDRKQHLLDDNGEFWMSMEDFLRTFDNIDICCSCPDFLEGKSASRWTSKYHNGSWVVGSTAGGCIKNQDTFCTNPQFWLKVNEMDKACEQGQSNVLVSLIQKPDKRNRRLAAHHGIGFCVYAVPPEMRSEGKLGSIFFKHRNPVATSGDFQIARQVMSFFRLEPGQYVIVPSTFYPNEHGEFILSILCKNEIHIQKDTERTEKNFLVDLLGESEPEYNEQMDEALNNKSLLRQYSDQPGYNAQMDELSNKTLFRQYSDQYKVVDAEKLQQILHENLLKGNKNTEGFGLDSCRSIIAMSDFSVSGRLRGTEFLRLWNRILTYKNIFYTMDSSKDGVLSFSELQNAFNKTGMHLNEDILNLMFVRYGGASEQISLEGFICLVMRLNCMASIFQRLCENGKITLTESEWLGLTMYS; this comes from the exons ATGCCTCCTCCAGCAGTTCCACATGGCATGTGCCTAAAAGTCATGGATGACCGCAACATGAGGGGTGGCATGGGCTCTGAAACAAATCCTTTGAAGTTCATGAATCAGGACTACAACACTTTACAAGAGTACTGTCTCAAGAAAGGTCTGAGATTTGTGGATGAGTTTTTCCCACCAGACCCTCGTTCCATTGGCGAAGGGCTGCTGGATCCGGAAGACATGGCACGAGTGGAGTGGATAAGACCAACG ATATTGTGTCCAAATGCAGCTGAATTTATTGTAGAGTCAGTGTCTAGGTTTGACTACTCCCAAGGGCGAGTAG GAAACTGCTGGTTTCTGGCCTCTGTTGGGGCTTTAACATTTCAAAGCAAATTTTTACAAAAGGTCATGCCAGACGGACAATCATTCAGCCGCAATTATACTGGTTTATTTCACTTCAGG TTCTGGCGTTTTGGAAATTGGTATGATGTTGTGATTGATGACAAACTGCCAATAATTGACAAAAAGCTGATTTTTGTGCAATCAAAAACATATAATGAGTTCTGGCCAGCCTTGATGGAGAAAGCGTATGCCAA GTTGTGCGGCTCCTACGCTGACATGCATGCTGGTCGAGTATCTGAGGCCCTCATGGACTTCACCGGTGGGGTTCATATTCACTACGATCTGAAAACGGCTCCAACTGATTTGTGGGAGATAATGTACCGTGCTTTCCAGTCAGAAGTCCTTATGGGTTGTGAAACTCCACGAggg AAAAAGAGTGAGGAAGAGTTACCAAATGGTATAATTCTGGGCCATGCTTACACTGTGACAAACGTTTACCAG GTCATGAGTGGTAGATATCCTGTTAAACTGGTGAGATTGTTCAACCCATGGGGAGAAAAAGAGTGGAATGGAGACTGGAGTGACAG ATCACCCTTGTGGAACACAGTGAGTAATGAGGACCGCAAACAACATCTTCTGGACGATAATGGAGAGTTCTG GATGTCAATGGAAGATTTCCTTAGAACATTTGACAACATTGATATCTGCTGTTCCTGTCCTGATTTTCTGGAAGGAAAGTCTGCATCTCGCTGGACTTCCAAGTATCACAATGGCAGCTGGGTTGTTGGGAGTACAGCTGGAGGCTGCATAAAAAATCAAG ACACCTTTTGTACCAACCCCCAGTTTTGGCTGAAGGTTAATGAGATGGATAAGGCCTGTGAGCAGGGCCAGAGCAATGTTCTGGTGTCCCTCATACAGAAACCTGACAAGAGAAACAGACGCCTTGCTGCACACCATGGCATCGGCTTCTGCGTGTATGCG GTTCCACCTGAG ATGAGATCTGAGGGAAAGTTGGGATCAATCTTTTTCAAACACAGAAACCCTGTGGCAACAAGTGGGGACTTTCAGATTGCAAGACAGGTGATGAGCTTCTTCAGGCTGGAACCAGGACAGTATGTCATTGTACCATCCACTTTCTACCCCAATGAGCACGGAGAATTCATCCTGTCCATTCTGTGCAAAAATGAGATCCACATTCA aaaGGACACAGAAAGGACCGAGAAAAATTTTCTTGTGGATCTTTTAGGCGAGTCTGAG CCTGAATACAATGAACAAATGGATGAAGCATTGAACAATAAATCTCTGCTTCGACAATATTCTGATCAG CCTGGATACAATGCACAAATGGatgaattgagcaataaaactCTGTTTCGACAATATTCTGATCAG TACAAGGTTGTTGATGCTGAGAAACTTCAACAGATTCTTCATGAAAACCTGCTTAAAG GGAATAAAAATACTGAAGGATTTGGCCTGGATTCCTGCAGAAGTATAATTGCCATGTCAGAT tTCTCTGTCAGTGGAAGACTTCGTGGAACAGAGTTTCTTCGCCTGTGGAACCGCATATTGACGTACAAG AACATCTTCTACACCATGGATTCTTCCAAAGATGGCGTACTGTCTTTCAGCGAACTGCAAAACGCATTCAATAAAACAG GCATGCATCTAAATGAAGACATCCTGAATCTCATGTTTGTGCGGTATGGTGGTGCTTCAGAACAGATTTCTCTGGAGGGTTTCATTTGCCTTGTCATGCGTTTGAACTGCATGGCTA GTATATTCCAAAGACTCTGTGAAAATGGGAAGATAACTCTTACTGAGAGTGAG TGGTTAGGACTCACCATGTATTCATGA